One window of Aliarcobacter lanthieri genomic DNA carries:
- the cysW gene encoding sulfate ABC transporter permease subunit CysW, with translation MKTISNTKSSQNESRLVKYLLIFTALAFLMIMLVVPLITIFAEAFRKGVEAYFLSFEDQYVLSAIKLTFITAAIAVPLNLVFGVCASWAIAKYSFFGKSFLITLIDLPFAVSPVISGFVYILLFGAQGWFGSWLIANDVQIIFAVPGIVLATIFVTFPFVARELIPLMQEMGNDEEQAALLLGASGFQTFWKVTLPNIKWGLLYGVILCNARAMGEFGAVSVVSGHIQGVTNTMPLQVEILYNEYNFVAAFAVSTLLAILALFTLVLKYLLEWKVQRKIKKLDNEE, from the coding sequence ATGAAAACTATAAGTAATACAAAAAGTTCACAAAATGAATCAAGATTAGTAAAATATCTTCTGATATTTACTGCACTTGCTTTTTTAATGATAATGCTTGTTGTTCCTTTGATTACAATCTTTGCAGAAGCTTTTAGAAAAGGAGTTGAAGCTTATTTTTTAAGCTTTGAAGATCAATATGTATTAAGTGCTATAAAACTTACATTTATAACTGCAGCTATTGCAGTTCCATTAAATTTAGTTTTTGGTGTTTGTGCTTCATGGGCAATAGCAAAATACTCATTTTTTGGTAAAAGTTTTTTAATAACTTTAATTGACTTACCATTTGCAGTAAGTCCTGTAATTTCGGGATTTGTATATATTTTACTTTTTGGAGCTCAAGGATGGTTTGGTTCTTGGTTAATAGCAAATGATGTACAGATTATTTTTGCAGTTCCTGGAATTGTATTAGCAACAATATTTGTAACTTTTCCATTTGTTGCAAGAGAGTTAATACCTTTAATGCAAGAGATGGGTAATGATGAAGAACAAGCCGCATTACTTTTAGGTGCTAGTGGATTCCAAACATTTTGGAAAGTTACTTTACCAAATATAAAGTGGGGATTACTTTATGGAGTAATTTTATGTAATGCAAGAGCAATGGGTGAATTTGGAGCAGTTTCTGTTGTATCTGGACATATTCAAGGAGTTACAAATACTATGCCATTACAAGTTGAAATTTTATATAACGAATATAACTTTGTTGCAGCTTTTGCTGTTTCAACACTTTTGGCAATTTTAGCACTTTTTACTTTAGTTCTAAAATATCTTTTAGAGTGGAAAGTTCAAAGAAAAATTAAAAAATTAGATAATGAAGAGTAG
- the moeB gene encoding molybdopterin-synthase adenylyltransferase MoeB has translation MSKQNRLSQEEITRYSRHLILPEVGLEGQLKLKNAKVLVVGTGALGSPVLLYLSAAGVGTIGFIDFDTLDESNLQRQIIHSTKFIGKSKVSSANSKIDELNPNINVIAINEKLTSQNALDIIKDFDIVVDGTDNFQTRYLINDACVILDKPFVYGAIFRFEGQTTVFNSNKSACYRCIFPTPPKAGQVPSCSEAGVLGVLPGIIGTIQANETIKLILGIGDSLKNRLLSLNALKMEFKEYKIQKDENCPVCGKNPTIKELIDYEEFCGLKNLDENFIIEDITILDLKKLLDKKQDIQIIDVREKIEDDLALIKNAKNIPFSTLIDRIEELDISKKTVITCKIGLLSLQAISKLKKAGYKGELYSLKGGITSWVNDLI, from the coding sequence ATGTCAAAACAAAATAGACTTTCGCAAGAAGAGATAACTAGATATAGTAGACATCTAATTCTTCCTGAAGTAGGACTTGAAGGACAACTAAAACTAAAAAATGCAAAAGTTTTAGTTGTTGGAACAGGAGCTTTAGGCTCTCCAGTTTTACTATATCTTAGTGCAGCTGGAGTTGGCACAATTGGTTTTATAGACTTTGATACTCTTGATGAATCAAACTTACAAAGACAAATTATCCACTCTACAAAATTTATAGGAAAAAGTAAAGTATCTTCAGCAAATAGTAAAATTGATGAACTAAATCCAAATATAAATGTAATAGCCATAAATGAAAAACTAACTAGTCAAAATGCTTTAGATATCATAAAGGATTTTGATATTGTTGTAGATGGAACAGATAACTTTCAAACAAGATATTTGATAAATGATGCTTGTGTAATACTAGATAAACCTTTTGTTTATGGTGCTATTTTTAGATTTGAAGGACAAACAACAGTATTTAATTCAAATAAAAGTGCTTGTTATAGATGTATATTTCCAACTCCACCAAAAGCTGGACAAGTACCATCTTGTTCAGAAGCTGGAGTTTTAGGAGTATTACCTGGGATTATTGGGACAATTCAAGCAAATGAAACTATAAAGTTAATACTAGGAATTGGAGATAGTTTAAAAAATAGACTTTTATCTTTAAATGCTTTAAAAATGGAATTTAAAGAGTATAAAATACAAAAAGATGAGAATTGTCCTGTTTGTGGGAAAAATCCAACAATAAAAGAACTCATAGATTATGAAGAGTTTTGTGGACTAAAGAATCTTGATGAGAATTTTATTATTGAAGATATAACAATTTTAGATTTAAAAAAATTACTTGATAAAAAGCAAGACATTCAAATAATTGATGTTAGAGAAAAAATCGAAGATGATTTAGCTCTTATTAAAAATGCAAAAAATATACCATTTTCAACTCTAATAGATAGAATTGAAGAACTTGATATTAGTAAAAAAACTGTTATAACTTGTAAGATAGGACTTCTAAGTCTTCAAGCTATTTCAAAACTAAAAAAGGCTGGATATAAAGGTGAACTTTATAGTTTAAAAGGTGGAATCACTTCTTGGGTAAATGATTTGATTTAA
- a CDS encoding family 2A encapsulin nanocompartment cargo protein cysteine desulfurase — protein sequence MITHNNLPNFDEEFYKNQIEILANQAFPEFNKNGFGEDFDYEKVIQTNFYENKDVSNFETFSNIQIVPQNNSYEIFDVEAIRKDFPVLNQKVNGGYSLIWLDNAATTQKPKSVIDRISYFYEHENSNIHRGAHALAARATDAYEEARKKVAKFINASSENNIIFVRGATEAINLIVHSFGKFNLQKDDEIIVSNLEHHANIVPWQILSQEVDAKIKVIPVDNDGQILLNEFERLITPRTKIVSIAHVSNALGTIVPIKQVVEIAHRYGVKVLIDGAQAISHIKVDVQELDCDFYIFSGHKVFAPTGIGAIYAKKELLDIMQPYQSGGNMIADVTFEKTVYQAAPNKFEAGTGNIADAVGFGAAIDYVNKIGIENIYNYEHKLLDYAIAKMNEITGLRFIGTAKEKTSVLSFVIDGYDTTKVGEYLTSKGIALRFGHHCAQPILRRFGVETTVRPSIAFYNTKEEIDFLVKTIKEFKNS from the coding sequence ATGATTACGCACAATAATTTACCAAATTTTGATGAAGAGTTTTATAAAAATCAAATAGAAATTTTGGCAAATCAAGCATTTCCTGAATTTAATAAAAATGGATTTGGCGAAGATTTTGACTATGAAAAAGTGATTCAAACAAATTTTTATGAGAATAAAGATGTGTCAAATTTTGAAACTTTTTCAAATATTCAAATAGTTCCACAAAATAACTCTTATGAGATATTTGATGTAGAAGCTATAAGAAAAGATTTTCCAGTTTTAAATCAAAAAGTAAATGGTGGTTACTCACTAATTTGGTTAGATAATGCTGCAACAACGCAAAAACCAAAAAGTGTAATAGATAGAATTAGTTACTTTTATGAACATGAAAATTCAAATATTCATCGAGGTGCTCACGCATTAGCAGCAAGAGCAACTGACGCTTATGAAGAGGCTAGAAAAAAAGTAGCAAAATTTATAAATGCATCTAGTGAAAATAACATTATTTTTGTAAGAGGTGCAACAGAAGCTATAAATTTGATTGTACATAGTTTTGGTAAATTTAATTTGCAAAAAGATGATGAGATAATAGTTTCAAATTTAGAGCATCATGCAAATATTGTTCCTTGGCAAATATTAAGTCAAGAAGTAGATGCAAAAATCAAGGTAATTCCTGTTGATAATGATGGACAAATTTTACTAAATGAGTTTGAAAGATTAATAACTCCTAGAACAAAAATTGTATCAATTGCTCATGTATCAAATGCTTTAGGAACAATTGTTCCAATAAAACAAGTAGTAGAAATTGCTCACAGATATGGAGTAAAAGTTTTAATAGATGGTGCTCAAGCAATATCACATATAAAAGTTGATGTTCAAGAGCTTGATTGTGATTTTTATATTTTTTCAGGACATAAAGTATTTGCTCCAACAGGAATTGGTGCGATATATGCTAAAAAAGAGCTTTTAGATATTATGCAACCATATCAAAGTGGTGGAAATATGATAGCTGATGTTACTTTTGAAAAGACAGTTTATCAAGCTGCACCAAATAAATTTGAAGCAGGAACTGGAAATATTGCAGATGCTGTAGGATTTGGTGCAGCAATTGATTATGTTAATAAAATTGGAATAGAAAATATTTACAATTATGAACATAAACTTTTAGATTATGCAATAGCTAAAATGAATGAGATTACAGGGCTTAGATTTATAGGAACAGCAAAAGAGAAAACAAGTGTTTTATCATTTGTTATTGATGGATATGATACAACAAAAGTTGGAGAGTATCTTACAAGTAAAGGAATAGCTTTAAGATTTGGACACCATTGTGCACAACCGATTTTAAGAAGATTTGGAGTTGAGACAACTGTTCGTCCATCTATCGCTTTTTACAATACAAAAGAAGAGATAGATTTTTTAGTTAAAACTATTAAAGAGTTTAAAAATAGTTAA
- a CDS encoding EAL domain-containing protein translates to MEENEILLANRKEFLKDIESKIFDKLVIFDISGFGNINHYYGYNFGEKILKLISLRLEEKFICSKIYYLGADIFAAASSFELSKDRFIQSIKSIIWYFGYSPIELDEHKVYIPLRAGVAINYDELIFSAEFALKQTRVLKHNLVIYDSEQHHICHPRSSIIEQDLYWESQIIQAVKKDKFEVFAQSINNQTEKKYEVLVRMKDEKGKIVSPYFFLDRSKKLNLYSEITKKIVQKSFEFFDNKNIEFSINLSISDILEKDVVDYIIQKIYEFDIGHLLTIEITESEGIDNLEEVVSFIKIVKSLGVKIAIDDFGTGYSNFSYLVKLQADFIKLDGSIIQDINKSLSAKAVVEAIVFFAQKVGMKTVAEFVSSKEIYESCKELNIDYFQGYWFDEPINVKDLKLK, encoded by the coding sequence ATGGAAGAAAATGAGATTTTATTAGCAAATAGAAAAGAGTTTTTAAAAGATATCGAAAGTAAGATTTTTGATAAGTTAGTTATATTTGATATAAGTGGATTTGGAAATATAAATCACTATTATGGATATAATTTTGGAGAAAAGATTTTAAAACTTATATCTTTAAGATTAGAGGAAAAATTTATATGTAGTAAAATCTATTATTTAGGAGCTGATATTTTTGCAGCAGCTTCTAGTTTTGAATTATCAAAAGATAGATTTATACAATCTATAAAATCAATAATATGGTATTTTGGTTATTCTCCAATAGAATTAGATGAACATAAAGTATATATTCCTCTAAGAGCTGGAGTTGCTATAAATTATGACGAACTTATTTTTAGTGCAGAGTTTGCTTTAAAACAAACAAGAGTTTTAAAACACAATTTAGTAATTTATGATAGTGAACAACATCATATTTGTCATCCAAGATCTTCAATAATAGAACAAGATCTATATTGGGAATCTCAAATTATTCAAGCTGTAAAAAAAGATAAGTTTGAAGTTTTTGCTCAAAGTATAAATAATCAAACAGAAAAAAAATATGAAGTTCTAGTTCGAATGAAAGATGAAAAAGGAAAAATTGTTTCACCATACTTTTTTCTTGATAGATCAAAAAAATTAAATCTATATAGTGAAATTACAAAAAAAATAGTTCAAAAATCTTTCGAATTTTTTGATAATAAAAATATAGAGTTTAGTATTAACTTATCAATTAGTGATATTTTAGAGAAAGATGTGGTAGATTATATTATTCAAAAAATTTATGAATTTGATATAGGACATTTATTGACTATTGAGATAACAGAAAGTGAAGGTATAGATAATCTTGAAGAGGTTGTATCTTTTATAAAAATAGTTAAAAGCTTAGGAGTAAAAATAGCAATAGATGATTTTGGAACAGGTTATTCAAATTTTTCTTATTTAGTTAAACTTCAAGCAGATTTTATTAAATTAGATGGCTCAATAATACAAGATATAAATAAATCACTTAGTGCAAAAGCTGTAGTTGAAGCAATAGTATTTTTTGCACAAAAAGTAGGAATGAAAACTGTTGCAGAATTTGTATCTTCAAAAGAGATTTATGAAAGTTGTAAAGAATTAAATATTGATTATTTTCAAGGGTATTGGTTTGATGAACCAATAAATGTTAAAGATTTAAAATTAAAGTAG
- the cysT gene encoding sulfate ABC transporter permease subunit CysT: MRLNFGILKRPNSPIPGFGLTMGYTIFYLSIIVLIPLIALFSEAFSMGFDTFIKATTDSRVIASYKLTFITSLIAALVNTVFGLIVAWCLVRYTFFGKRVFDAIVDLPFALPTAVSGIALTTLYSSQGWFGQYLEPLGLKIVFTPIGITIALIFIGLPFVVRTVQPALEEIQIEQEEASASLGASRWQTFYKVILPTIFPALLTGFALSFARALGEYGSVVFIAGNMPFKTEISTLLIITKLEQYDYTGATAIAVVMLLISFVMLLLINILQRWSSRRKGMEAI, encoded by the coding sequence ATGAGATTAAATTTTGGAATATTAAAAAGACCAAATTCTCCAATTCCAGGATTTGGTTTGACAATGGGATATACAATATTCTACTTAAGTATCATTGTACTTATCCCACTAATTGCTCTTTTTAGTGAAGCTTTCAGTATGGGATTTGATACTTTTATTAAAGCAACTACAGATTCAAGAGTAATAGCAAGTTATAAATTAACTTTTATAACTTCACTTATTGCTGCATTGGTAAATACAGTTTTTGGACTAATTGTTGCTTGGTGTTTAGTAAGATATACATTTTTTGGAAAAAGAGTTTTTGATGCAATAGTTGATTTGCCTTTTGCTCTTCCAACAGCTGTTTCAGGGATTGCTCTTACAACTTTATATTCAAGCCAAGGATGGTTTGGGCAATATTTAGAGCCTTTAGGTTTAAAAATAGTTTTTACACCAATAGGAATAACTATAGCTTTGATTTTTATAGGTCTTCCTTTTGTAGTAAGAACTGTACAACCAGCACTTGAAGAGATACAAATAGAACAAGAAGAAGCAAGTGCTTCTTTAGGTGCAAGTAGATGGCAAACTTTTTATAAAGTGATACTTCCTACAATATTTCCTGCGCTTTTAACTGGTTTTGCACTTTCATTTGCAAGAGCTTTAGGTGAATATGGTTCTGTTGTTTTTATTGCTGGAAATATGCCATTTAAAACAGAGATTAGTACACTTTTAATTATCACAAAATTAGAGCAGTATGATTATACAGGAGCAACAGCAATAGCAGTAGTTATGCTTTTAATCTCTTTTGTAATGTTACTACTTATTAATATACTTCAAAGATGGAGTTCAAGAAGAAAAGGAATGGAGGCAATATGA
- a CDS encoding family 2A encapsulin nanocompartment shell protein, which translates to MAEENKVVSLSAKAAYNLADVVKTTPVFDSLTPRWVTRLLDWKSLDSGIFRLNKVKEGDTPLDTLCSQKIHNKIPEGFVDYEENPREYQLNSIQTIINVNTKVSDLYSSPTQQIQEQLRLAIESLKERQESELFNNDDYGLLNNIDDSQRVQSRTGSPTPDDLDELLTKVWKEPSFFLAHPKAIAAFGREATRRGVPPATISLFGTSFLTWRGVPIIPTNKLFVDGLKEPKSKAGKTNILLVRTGYEKQGVVGLFQNNLPNEQSRGLSVKFRGIDSNGVGSYLLSLYCSAVILSKDAIAVLEDVDVGNYYDYAQ; encoded by the coding sequence ATGGCAGAGGAAAATAAAGTAGTAAGTTTAAGTGCAAAAGCAGCTTATAATTTGGCAGATGTTGTAAAAACAACACCAGTTTTTGATTCATTAACTCCAAGATGGGTTACAAGATTACTTGATTGGAAATCTTTGGATAGTGGTATTTTTAGATTAAATAAAGTAAAAGAGGGAGATACTCCACTTGATACTTTATGTTCACAAAAAATTCATAATAAAATTCCAGAAGGGTTCGTGGATTATGAAGAAAATCCTAGAGAATATCAATTAAACTCAATTCAAACAATTATAAATGTAAATACAAAAGTATCTGATTTATATAGCTCTCCAACACAACAAATTCAAGAGCAACTAAGACTTGCAATTGAGAGTTTAAAAGAGAGACAAGAAAGTGAATTATTTAATAATGATGATTATGGATTATTAAATAATATTGATGATTCTCAAAGAGTTCAAAGCCGAACAGGAAGTCCAACTCCTGATGATTTAGATGAGTTATTAACAAAAGTTTGGAAAGAGCCATCATTTTTTTTAGCACACCCAAAAGCAATAGCTGCATTTGGAAGAGAAGCTACAAGAAGAGGAGTTCCTCCAGCAACTATAAGCTTATTTGGAACATCATTTTTAACTTGGAGAGGAGTTCCTATTATTCCTACAAATAAATTATTTGTTGATGGATTAAAAGAGCCAAAATCAAAAGCTGGAAAAACTAATATTTTATTAGTTAGAACAGGTTATGAAAAACAAGGGGTTGTTGGATTATTCCAAAATAATTTACCAAATGAACAATCACGAGGATTATCTGTAAAATTTAGAGGAATAGATAGTAATGGAGTTGGTTCATACCTTTTATCACTATATTGTTCAGCAGTAATTTTATCAAAAGATGCAATAGCAGTTTTAGAAGATGTAGATGTAGGAAACTACTATGATTACGCACAATAA
- a CDS encoding sulfate/molybdate ABC transporter ATP-binding protein, whose protein sequence is MKIEVKNLTKYFGDFVALNNINLEIVEGELLALLGPSGSGKTTLLRMIAGLETVENSDKGEILFNNIDVSKKDIGQRDIGFVFQHYALFRHMTVFENIAFGLRVKPKKERLSNKDIKEKVTKLLKLIQLDGFASRFPWQLSGGQRQRVALARALAVEPKVLLLDEPFGALDAKVRSDLRRWLKELQEELGITTVLVTHDQEEALEVANRIVVINKGRIEQIGTPEEVFHNPKNEFVINFLGNVNLFHERKDDGSEGTFLIRPHELEIVSKDDNDLIKKAKIKYIQLAGSFVKVELADIKDEKRTILVEMAHYDFNDKKLKKDDIVGIRARNMRSFEDGAGI, encoded by the coding sequence ATGAAAATAGAAGTAAAAAATTTAACAAAATATTTTGGTGATTTTGTTGCCTTAAATAATATAAATCTGGAGATAGTTGAGGGTGAATTACTTGCTCTTTTAGGTCCTTCAGGAAGTGGTAAAACAACTCTTTTAAGAATGATTGCTGGACTTGAAACAGTTGAAAATAGTGATAAAGGAGAGATTCTTTTTAATAATATTGATGTTTCAAAAAAAGATATTGGACAAAGAGATATAGGGTTTGTATTTCAACATTATGCACTTTTTCGTCATATGACAGTTTTTGAAAATATAGCTTTTGGGCTTAGAGTAAAACCTAAAAAAGAGAGACTTTCAAATAAAGATATAAAAGAAAAAGTTACAAAGCTTTTGAAACTTATTCAACTTGATGGTTTTGCTTCAAGATTTCCTTGGCAACTTTCAGGAGGCCAGAGACAAAGAGTTGCGTTAGCAAGAGCTTTAGCTGTTGAGCCAAAAGTGTTACTTTTAGATGAACCTTTTGGAGCTTTGGATGCAAAAGTTAGGTCAGATTTAAGAAGATGGTTAAAAGAACTTCAAGAAGAACTTGGAATTACAACTGTTTTAGTAACTCATGATCAAGAAGAGGCTTTAGAAGTTGCAAATAGAATAGTTGTTATAAATAAAGGTAGAATTGAACAAATTGGTACTCCTGAAGAGGTTTTCCATAATCCTAAAAATGAGTTTGTAATAAACTTTTTAGGAAATGTAAATCTATTCCATGAAAGAAAAGATGATGGAAGTGAAGGTACATTTTTAATTCGTCCTCATGAACTTGAAATAGTTTCAAAAGATGATAATGACTTAATCAAAAAAGCAAAAATAAAATATATACAATTAGCAGGGTCTTTTGTAAAAGTGGAGTTAGCTGATATAAAAGATGAAAAAAGAACAATTTTAGTTGAAATGGCACATTACGATTTTAATGATAAGAAACTAAAAAAAGATGATATTGTAGGTATTCGTGCTAGAAATATGAGAAGTTTTGAAGATGGAGCTGGGATTTAA
- the cysE gene encoding serine O-acetyltransferase has translation MQKSRSAKLNLFDQIREDFNLPKSNDPALHSKIEIFFNYPGVWAIINYRVANRLYLKGFKRLARVYSGISQFLTNTDIHPAATIGRRVFIDHGIGVVIGETTIVEDDVLIYQGVTLGGVSLNKGKRHPTVRANSVIGSGAKVLGDITIGTSSKIGANSVVINDVPSYSTAVGIPANIVKRYDKEGKFTHSDLPDIDKEAFRYLNKRIELLENILREKEILNNESIQELNKKFELLDDYLVDGAGI, from the coding sequence ATGCAAAAGAGTAGAAGTGCAAAATTAAATCTTTTTGATCAAATAAGAGAAGATTTTAATCTTCCAAAAAGTAATGATCCTGCATTACATTCAAAAATAGAAATATTCTTTAATTATCCTGGTGTTTGGGCTATTATTAATTATAGAGTAGCAAATAGATTGTATTTAAAAGGATTTAAAAGATTAGCAAGAGTTTATAGTGGAATTAGCCAATTTTTAACAAATACAGATATTCACCCAGCTGCAACTATTGGGAGAAGGGTATTTATTGACCATGGAATCGGTGTTGTTATTGGTGAAACTACTATTGTTGAAGATGATGTTTTAATTTATCAGGGTGTTACTTTAGGTGGAGTTAGCCTAAACAAAGGTAAAAGACATCCTACTGTTAGAGCTAATAGTGTTATCGGGAGTGGAGCAAAAGTGCTAGGAGATATTACTATTGGTACAAGTAGTAAAATTGGAGCAAATTCAGTTGTAATAAATGATGTTCCAAGTTATTCAACGGCTGTTGGAATACCTGCAAATATCGTAAAAAGGTATGATAAAGAAGGAAAATTTACTCATAGTGATTTACCTGATATAGATAAAGAAGCTTTTAGGTATTTAAATAAAAGAATTGAATTATTGGAAAATATACTTAGAGAAAAAGAGATTTTAAATAATGAGAGTATTCAAGAACTAAATAAAAAATTTGAATTATTGGACGATTATTTAGTTGATGGTGCAGGAATTTAA
- a CDS encoding NAD(P)/FAD-dependent oxidoreductase, which produces MNRRDLLKLGTLATAVTATSVFGSNTKKEESNISKNEVKKLNNSDRVIIIGGGYAGLTVAKNIRLYNQKVEVIVIESKNIFASCPYSNLWFGGIKGVDYNDLIFSPLKPASIYDYEVINDKVVSIDRTKKVVNTLNGNYEYSLLVLATGIEYDYSTFGLDEKDAKKAFTKFPASYSGGFEQLSLKEKIENFKGGTFVITVPKGSYRCPPAPYERAAVIADYFKSKKLNAKVVIIDPREKPTTKAKGFLKAFDTLYKDYLEYIPNANIKKIDLDKRTIYFEKNDLKEMEITNQTLVFDDANIIPSNKASKLLKDSGLELTSDGFGRVKTPTFRSYNDDNIYLVGDVVGEYPFPKSAQMAHSCGIIVGEQIARRLNKEDPKEGSVYPQNVCYSLVSQETGIYVTHQAYFDKVDGKVKVKTEFFEDIEKSTFDATKSWYAGITTNIFE; this is translated from the coding sequence ATGAATAGAAGAGATTTACTAAAATTAGGTACTTTAGCAACAGCAGTTACTGCAACATCAGTTTTTGGTTCAAATACTAAAAAAGAAGAGTCAAATATTTCAAAAAATGAAGTAAAAAAGTTAAATAATAGTGATAGAGTAATAATTATTGGTGGTGGATATGCAGGTTTAACAGTCGCAAAAAATATAAGATTATATAACCAAAAAGTAGAAGTTATAGTGATTGAGTCAAAAAATATATTTGCATCTTGCCCTTATAGTAACTTATGGTTTGGTGGAATAAAAGGTGTAGACTATAATGATTTGATTTTTTCTCCATTAAAACCAGCTTCAATTTATGATTATGAAGTGATAAATGACAAAGTTGTATCTATTGATAGAACAAAAAAAGTAGTTAATACTTTAAATGGTAACTATGAATACTCTTTATTAGTTTTAGCAACAGGAATCGAATATGATTATTCAACTTTTGGTTTAGATGAAAAAGATGCAAAAAAAGCTTTTACAAAATTCCCTGCTAGTTATAGTGGAGGTTTTGAACAACTGTCATTAAAAGAAAAAATAGAAAACTTTAAAGGAGGGACTTTTGTTATAACTGTACCAAAAGGTTCTTATAGATGTCCTCCTGCTCCTTATGAAAGAGCTGCTGTAATTGCAGATTATTTTAAATCTAAAAAATTAAATGCAAAAGTTGTGATAATTGACCCAAGAGAAAAACCAACAACAAAAGCTAAAGGATTTTTAAAAGCATTTGATACTTTATATAAAGATTATTTAGAGTATATCCCAAATGCAAATATTAAAAAAATTGATTTAGATAAAAGAACTATATATTTTGAAAAGAATGATTTAAAAGAGATGGAAATTACAAATCAAACTTTAGTTTTTGATGATGCAAATATTATCCCAAGTAATAAAGCTTCAAAACTATTAAAAGATAGTGGATTAGAACTTACAAGTGATGGTTTTGGAAGAGTAAAAACACCAACATTTAGAAGTTACAATGATGATAATATCTATTTAGTTGGAGATGTTGTAGGTGAGTATCCTTTCCCAAAAAGTGCACAAATGGCACACTCTTGTGGAATTATTGTAGGTGAACAAATAGCAAGAAGATTGAATAAAGAAGACCCAAAAGAAGGAAGTGTTTATCCACAAAATGTGTGTTATTCACTTGTAAGTCAAGAGACAGGTATTTATGTAACACATCAAGCATATTTTGATAAAGTGGATGGAAAAGTAAAAGTAAAAACAGAGTTTTTTGAAGATATAGAAAAATCAACTTTTGATGCAACAAAATCTTGGTATGCTGGAATTACTACTAATATCTTTGAATAG